A window from Pseudomonas sp. Tri1 encodes these proteins:
- the thiO gene encoding glycine oxidase ThiO — MTRQQQVVIVGGGVIGLLTAFNLASEGQRVVLLDRSSVGQESSWAGGGIVSPLYPWRYSPAVTALAHWSQDFYPQLGERLFAATGVDPQVHVTGLYWLDLDDQEEALAWAEREGRPLRAVDICAVHEAVPVLGTGFSRAIYMADVANVRNPRLVKSLKAALQALPNVTLHEHCEVSGFIRDGGRVVGVHSSAGEIRGDEVVLAAGAWSGELLKTLGLKLPVEPVKGQMILYKCASDFLSSMVLAKGRYAIPRRDGHILVGSTLEREGFDKTPTDAALESLKASAVALIPELADAEVVGHWAGLRPGSPEGIPYIGEVPGFAGLWLNCGHYRNGLVLAPASCRLFTDLMLGLEPVIDPVPYAPAGRL; from the coding sequence ATGACCAGGCAACAGCAAGTGGTGATTGTCGGCGGCGGAGTCATTGGCCTGCTGACTGCGTTCAATCTGGCGTCCGAAGGGCAGCGTGTGGTGCTGCTGGACCGTTCCAGTGTCGGCCAGGAATCGTCCTGGGCTGGCGGCGGTATCGTGTCTCCTCTGTATCCGTGGCGCTATAGCCCGGCGGTCACAGCGTTGGCCCATTGGTCGCAGGATTTTTATCCACAACTGGGCGAGCGTTTGTTCGCGGCGACCGGGGTCGATCCGCAAGTGCATGTCACCGGGTTGTACTGGCTGGATCTGGACGACCAGGAAGAAGCGCTGGCCTGGGCCGAGCGGGAAGGGCGTCCGCTGCGGGCTGTGGATATCTGCGCTGTCCATGAGGCGGTGCCGGTGCTGGGCACGGGGTTTTCCCGGGCGATCTACATGGCTGACGTGGCCAATGTGCGTAATCCCCGACTGGTCAAATCTCTCAAGGCAGCGTTGCAGGCGCTACCCAATGTCACACTTCATGAGCACTGCGAAGTCAGTGGGTTCATCCGTGATGGCGGGCGAGTGGTGGGTGTGCACAGTTCGGCCGGTGAAATTCGTGGCGATGAGGTGGTACTGGCCGCCGGTGCCTGGAGCGGCGAGTTGCTCAAGACATTGGGCTTGAAGTTGCCGGTCGAGCCGGTCAAGGGCCAGATGATTTTGTACAAGTGCGCGTCGGATTTTCTGTCGAGCATGGTTTTGGCCAAAGGGCGTTATGCGATTCCGCGTCGTGATGGGCACATTCTGGTTGGCAGTACGCTGGAGCGTGAGGGGTTCGACAAGACTCCGACCGATGCTGCGCTGGAGAGCCTGAAGGCTTCGGCGGTGGCACTCATTCCGGAGCTGGCCGATGCTGAGGTGGTCGGGCACTGGGCTGGGCTGCGGCCTGGATCGCCTGAAGGCATTCCTTATATCGGCGAGGTGCCGGGGTTTGCGGGGCTGTGGTTGAACTGTGGGCATTATCGCAATGGGTTGGTGTTGGCGCCGGCGTCGTGTCGGTTGTTTACGGATTTGATGCTGGGGCTTGAGCCGGTGATTGATCCTGTGCCTTATGCGCCGGCGGGGCGCTTATAA
- a CDS encoding type IV pilin protein, with protein sequence MRRSNRGFTLIEIMIVIAIIGIVITVGYPSLTEYMKKGRRTEIAGLLSQQAQILERYYSKNNVYTNATGLSGGNDFYTITQTLADQSFTLTAVRKSGSSMATDKCGDFTINNTGVRGMINAAAGLTAKDCWGR encoded by the coding sequence ATGCGCAGATCCAACCGGGGTTTCACCTTGATCGAAATCATGATCGTGATTGCGATCATCGGTATCGTGATCACCGTCGGCTATCCGAGCCTGACCGAATACATGAAGAAGGGGCGGCGTACTGAAATCGCTGGGTTGCTGTCGCAGCAGGCGCAGATTCTCGAGCGTTATTACTCGAAGAATAACGTCTACACCAACGCGACCGGTCTGAGCGGCGGCAACGATTTCTATACCATTACCCAGACACTGGCGGACCAGAGCTTCACGCTGACCGCCGTGCGCAAGAGCGGTTCGTCCATGGCCACGGACAAGTGCGGTGATTTCACCATCAACAATACTGGCGTACGGGGCATGATCAACGCCGCCGCCGGGCTGACCGCCAAGGATTGCTGGGGTCGCTGA
- a CDS encoding PilC/PilY family type IV pilus protein: MRNTEARRGWRAMVWGALLSLYLMTPAYAFTPSDSPLLSAAAVTPNVMLLIDDSGSMNNIIWAAGFDPNVSRPAVNNCNSSNSCSGGVTLDPDDGNVLLVSLFRGGCTSGWYGFYRGSLGRVCLRLPDPVGGGNTRYTTKYLAYLLTLANGSNRDFTTGTIPNDYRINVARDVSNDLVTNNRALRIGLATFNPPNSSNSGPGGYIARSVSDLSPVSGSVTQTQANSNYTALINAINGLGAVANTPLAESYYEVTRYFRGMAPYYNSTPTTYTSPIQYRCQKNFGVVITDGLPTYDRTFPTNDPLGGSRLPNWDSGISGSNSDGADLNGDGEGDTLYLDDIAKFAFDIDMRSTGTDATGQSWNATDFPRQYLNTYTVGFTATNQMLSDAARYGTGKYYQATDSEGLNDALSSALSDITSKAGSGGAGTTNAATVSSTSSYYQTTYDPKDWRGTIRAFGFTAAGTVNRAAAQWTTDTAIVPGATAPIYQSWNTVTNAPVTLAYANLSPAQQTSLNQNLPTGITGNDLVEWSKGVNKTGLKVRSVLLGDIINSPLVLASPNEQTAADLLNDTSYSAYLTTKATNMSANLVVNANDGFFSVINSANGTRRYAYMPSSVLPSLVNIADTNYVNGVSHKFLVDGQIGVFDTQSGSAWKTVAVGGTGAGGKTFFAVQLFDAAAGNALRALWEISAPAVANTANVFNDLGYAYARPEVARLADGRWAAFISNGYGSNSGVAALYVVDIRDGSLIRKIVINSSDTNNGLSSVKLRVNSQNVVQAAYGGDLRGRMWKFDLSGTSPTTWGVAFSGQPLFTTSGGATQPITVQPLLAANPQGGTQVFFGTGKFNETADKLNKDLQGFYSIWDATGGAGQITVSNLQAQSITGVFSGSTGQFVTTSQTDVAYPSKKGWYLPLVYNNVLTGERVINPANLVSGRVVFTTAAVDTTDPCASFGTGKLIELDAFNGKMLNYAVLDTNGDGTINSSDTISSGVVFTGGIPTLSAVVSASGATNMIVNDSSGNITELLEKSVGGSRRIMWRQIQ; this comes from the coding sequence ATGCGAAATACTGAGGCTCGCCGAGGCTGGAGAGCGATGGTGTGGGGGGCGTTGCTCAGCCTTTACCTGATGACCCCGGCCTATGCGTTCACGCCTTCGGACTCGCCGTTACTGAGTGCCGCCGCCGTTACCCCGAACGTGATGCTGCTGATCGATGACTCGGGGAGTATGAATAATATTATCTGGGCGGCGGGGTTTGATCCGAATGTCTCGCGCCCAGCTGTCAATAACTGTAACTCCAGCAACAGCTGTTCCGGCGGTGTGACGCTGGATCCAGACGATGGCAACGTTCTGTTGGTCAGCCTGTTCCGTGGAGGTTGCACGAGCGGTTGGTATGGTTTCTACCGGGGTAGCCTAGGCCGTGTCTGCCTGCGCTTGCCGGACCCGGTGGGCGGTGGCAACACCCGCTATACCACCAAATACCTGGCGTATCTGCTGACCTTGGCCAACGGCTCGAACCGGGACTTCACCACCGGTACGATTCCCAATGATTATCGAATCAACGTGGCGCGGGATGTGTCCAATGACCTGGTCACTAATAACCGCGCCTTGCGCATTGGCCTCGCGACTTTTAATCCACCCAACAGCAGCAACTCCGGACCTGGGGGCTACATCGCCCGTTCGGTCAGTGACCTTTCGCCGGTCAGCGGCAGCGTGACCCAGACCCAGGCCAACAGCAACTACACTGCCCTGATCAATGCGATCAACGGTTTGGGCGCTGTGGCGAATACGCCGCTGGCCGAGAGCTACTACGAAGTCACCCGTTATTTCAGGGGGATGGCACCGTACTACAACAGCACGCCGACCACCTATACCAGCCCGATCCAGTACCGTTGCCAGAAAAACTTCGGCGTGGTGATCACTGACGGGTTGCCCACCTATGACCGCACGTTTCCCACCAACGATCCGCTGGGCGGCTCCCGCCTGCCGAACTGGGATAGCGGTATCAGCGGCAGCAATAGCGATGGCGCCGATCTCAATGGTGATGGTGAGGGTGACACGCTGTACCTGGACGACATCGCCAAGTTCGCCTTCGACATCGACATGCGCTCCACTGGCACCGACGCCACCGGCCAGAGTTGGAACGCGACGGATTTTCCCCGGCAGTACCTCAATACCTACACTGTGGGTTTTACCGCCACCAACCAGATGCTGTCCGACGCCGCCCGCTATGGCACAGGCAAGTATTACCAGGCGACCGACAGCGAGGGTTTGAACGATGCCCTGTCATCAGCCCTGAGCGACATCACCTCCAAGGCCGGGTCCGGAGGTGCTGGCACCACCAACGCCGCCACGGTGTCCAGCACCTCCAGTTATTATCAGACCACCTATGACCCCAAGGACTGGCGCGGCACCATCCGGGCGTTCGGTTTCACCGCGGCAGGCACGGTCAACAGGGCTGCGGCGCAATGGACCACCGACACGGCCATCGTGCCCGGCGCCACGGCGCCGATTTATCAGTCGTGGAATACCGTGACCAATGCGCCTGTGACCCTGGCCTACGCTAATTTGTCACCCGCCCAGCAAACCAGCCTCAACCAGAACCTGCCCACGGGGATTACCGGCAACGATCTGGTGGAATGGAGCAAGGGCGTCAATAAAACCGGCTTGAAGGTGCGCAGTGTGTTGTTGGGGGACATCATCAACTCGCCACTGGTGCTGGCATCGCCTAATGAGCAGACCGCCGCGGATTTGCTCAACGACACCAGCTACAGCGCGTATCTGACGACCAAGGCGACGAACATGAGCGCCAACCTGGTGGTGAACGCCAACGATGGTTTTTTCAGTGTCATCAACAGCGCCAACGGTACGCGGCGTTACGCCTATATGCCGTCGAGCGTGCTGCCCTCGCTGGTGAACATTGCCGACACCAATTACGTCAATGGCGTGAGCCACAAGTTTTTGGTGGACGGCCAGATCGGCGTATTCGACACGCAGTCGGGGAGCGCTTGGAAGACGGTGGCGGTGGGCGGCACTGGCGCCGGAGGCAAGACGTTTTTCGCGGTCCAGTTGTTCGATGCGGCGGCGGGCAATGCACTTCGGGCGCTGTGGGAAATCAGCGCACCGGCCGTTGCCAACACGGCCAACGTCTTCAATGATCTGGGCTACGCCTACGCCCGCCCCGAAGTCGCCCGCCTGGCGGATGGACGCTGGGCGGCGTTCATCTCTAATGGCTACGGCAGCAACAGCGGCGTGGCGGCGCTGTACGTGGTGGATATCCGCGACGGTTCGTTGATCCGCAAAATCGTCATCAACAGCAGCGACACCAATAACGGCCTGTCGTCGGTCAAGCTGCGGGTCAACTCCCAGAATGTCGTCCAGGCAGCGTACGGGGGCGACTTGAGAGGGCGGATGTGGAAGTTCGACCTCAGTGGTACTTCCCCGACCACATGGGGCGTAGCGTTTTCCGGCCAGCCGTTGTTCACCACGTCCGGTGGCGCGACCCAGCCGATCACCGTTCAACCGTTGCTGGCAGCCAATCCCCAGGGCGGTACCCAGGTGTTTTTCGGCACCGGCAAGTTCAACGAAACGGCGGATAAACTCAACAAGGACCTGCAAGGGTTCTACTCGATATGGGACGCCACCGGCGGTGCCGGGCAAATCACCGTGTCGAACCTGCAGGCCCAGTCGATCACGGGGGTGTTCTCAGGCAGTACGGGGCAGTTCGTGACCACCAGCCAGACCGACGTGGCTTATCCTTCGAAAAAGGGCTGGTACCTGCCCTTGGTGTACAACAACGTGCTGACCGGAGAGCGGGTGATCAACCCGGCCAATCTGGTGAGCGGGCGGGTGGTCTTTACCACCGCTGCCGTCGACACCACCGACCCTTGCGCCAGCTTCGGTACCGGCAAACTGATCGAGTTGGATGCGTTCAACGGTAAGATGCTCAATTATGCGGTGCTCGATACCAACGGTGACGGCACGATCAACAGCTCCGATACGATTTCCAGCGGGGTGGTCTTCACGGGCGGTATCCCGACCTTGAGCGCCGTGGTTAGCGCCAGCGGGGCCACCAACATGATCGTCAATGACTCCAGCGGCAACATCACCGAGCTGCTGGAAAAATCCGTGGGCGGTAGCCGTCGCATCATGTGGCGACAAATACAGTGA
- a CDS encoding PilX N-terminal domain-containing pilus assembly protein → MNPNAIAHRQRGMALLVSLVFLLLLTLIGLSSMQSATLQEKMTSSVMLRNQSFQIAEAALRIGESAVQVETYSLPVCTSTAQCAPPPESATVTAAGRYSSSGVTWVAAGGGFYGVQNIGTTLAAVNVPVNTSATLYRITAVAVVGNNQRSVVESIYAKY, encoded by the coding sequence ATGAATCCGAACGCCATTGCACACCGCCAGCGCGGCATGGCCTTGCTGGTCAGCCTGGTTTTCCTGCTGCTCCTGACCCTGATTGGCCTGTCGTCGATGCAGAGCGCCACGCTCCAGGAAAAGATGACCAGCAGCGTCATGCTGCGTAACCAGTCTTTCCAGATCGCCGAGGCGGCGTTGAGGATCGGTGAGAGCGCGGTGCAGGTCGAGACCTATTCCTTGCCCGTCTGTACCAGCACGGCCCAATGCGCGCCGCCGCCTGAATCGGCGACCGTTACGGCGGCAGGACGCTATTCATCCTCTGGGGTGACCTGGGTCGCCGCTGGTGGTGGGTTTTATGGCGTGCAGAACATCGGCACCACGCTCGCAGCGGTCAATGTGCCGGTCAATACTTCGGCGACGCTGTACCGGATCACAGCGGTGGCGGTGGTGGGCAACAACCAGCGCAGCGTGGTGGAGAGCATCTATGCGAAATACTGA
- a CDS encoding prepilin-type N-terminal cleavage/methylation domain-containing protein, producing MNKYCRGFGLIELMIALVLSLIVVLGVVQIFIAAKNTYISQGAAAVMQEDARFALSKMVQELRMVGMFGCLGTITDASSAGDFNASQITPIRWDNTNLKLTLVTTDVGGGGGVPTWTVVSDCRTSATAYTGVRVPAAGQTAFPIRRLIYSFSNNQLLMGTGAGNPTLAVLVDNVRTFNVTFGVASSATDIAASSYSSNPTDPALIRSVRLTLTLFDPKNAVREQTFNVVAALRNRLL from the coding sequence TTGAACAAGTATTGCCGGGGATTCGGCCTGATTGAATTGATGATCGCGCTGGTGCTCAGCCTGATCGTCGTGCTGGGCGTGGTGCAGATTTTCATTGCGGCCAAGAACACCTACATCAGCCAGGGGGCGGCGGCGGTGATGCAGGAGGACGCCCGGTTCGCCTTGAGCAAAATGGTCCAGGAACTGCGCATGGTGGGCATGTTCGGTTGCCTGGGGACCATTACCGATGCTTCCTCGGCGGGGGACTTCAATGCCAGCCAGATCACGCCGATCCGCTGGGACAACACCAACCTGAAACTGACCCTGGTGACAACGGATGTCGGCGGTGGTGGTGGCGTACCGACCTGGACCGTCGTCTCCGATTGCCGCACCTCGGCAACCGCCTACACCGGAGTACGGGTACCTGCGGCCGGGCAGACGGCGTTTCCGATACGACGGCTGATCTACAGCTTCAGCAATAACCAGTTGCTGATGGGCACTGGTGCCGGTAACCCGACCCTGGCGGTGCTGGTGGACAACGTCCGAACCTTCAACGTGACTTTCGGCGTAGCCAGCAGCGCGACGGACATCGCGGCGTCGAGCTACAGCAGCAATCCAACTGACCCTGCACTGATTCGCAGCGTGCGCCTGACCCTGACGCTCTTTGATCCGAAGAACGCCGTGCGCGAGCAGACCTTCAACGTGGTTGCCGCTTTGCGCAACCGGCTTTTGTGA
- the pilV gene encoding type IV pilus modification protein PilV, whose amino-acid sequence MKDCSNKAQGGMTLIEVLVAVLILGVGLLGAAMIQLNALKYTDSSRMTSQASFIAYDILDRIRANSGADYTVTPPSSPNLNVARDQDLYDFKTNIIAFGGATATGTIRLNQRVYTITISWDDDRAANTSDAAEARRSFVLTSRVAVDPVGTPP is encoded by the coding sequence ATGAAGGATTGCAGTAACAAGGCACAGGGGGGCATGACGCTGATCGAAGTGCTGGTGGCGGTGCTGATCCTCGGCGTGGGTTTGCTGGGGGCGGCGATGATTCAGCTCAATGCCCTCAAGTACACCGACAGTTCGCGCATGACCAGCCAGGCCAGTTTCATCGCCTATGACATTCTGGACCGCATCCGCGCCAACTCCGGTGCCGACTACACCGTCACGCCGCCCAGTTCGCCGAACCTCAACGTTGCTCGCGACCAGGACCTCTACGATTTCAAGACCAACATCATTGCCTTCGGCGGCGCCACGGCCACCGGCACCATTCGGCTGAACCAGCGGGTCTACACCATCACCATTTCCTGGGACGACGACCGCGCCGCCAACACGTCCGACGCGGCCGAGGCGCGACGCAGCTTCGTGCTGACCAGTCGTGTCGCTGTCGACCCGGTGGGGACACCGCCTTGA
- a CDS encoding GspH/FimT family pseudopilin → MDLRTKGFTLIEVVVALGVMLILITLAVPAFTGSMQSTKADTEISDLRRALNFARMEAIDRGVTIRIRPTTQGGAWSGELMVYDNTGNPTTPTNVLRVVPAMGSGVTLTLTSEVTNMDFNSLGGLSAPATPVSFNYVRGAQSRTLSVCLNGRIVLGGSCG, encoded by the coding sequence ATGGATCTTCGTACAAAAGGTTTCACGCTGATTGAGGTGGTGGTGGCCCTCGGCGTGATGCTGATCCTGATCACCCTGGCGGTGCCGGCGTTTACCGGATCGATGCAGAGCACCAAGGCCGATACCGAGATCAGCGATCTGCGCCGGGCGCTGAACTTTGCCCGAATGGAAGCGATCGACCGTGGTGTCACCATTCGGATTCGCCCCACGACCCAGGGCGGTGCCTGGAGCGGTGAATTGATGGTGTATGACAACACTGGCAATCCGACCACCCCGACCAATGTATTGCGGGTTGTTCCAGCGATGGGCAGCGGCGTCACTCTGACGCTAACCTCAGAGGTGACCAACATGGATTTCAACAGCCTTGGCGGGTTGTCGGCCCCGGCTACGCCAGTGAGCTTCAATTATGTAAGGGGGGCGCAGAGTCGGACGCTGAGTGTTTGCCTCAATGGAAGAATCGTTTTGGGTGGAAGTTGCGGATGA
- a CDS encoding GspH/FimT family pseudopilin, whose amino-acid sequence MHQQGFSLIELLMGLAIAAIVLSWAGSGYKALVESTERKDAALLLASGLRSARSEAIARNRTVVIRGIDNDWGRGWRITLDDKEKTLLMERSSRARVIGNWPVKRSVRFSSLGEALLPSGAFQAGTLHVCAKREPLSHHQVVLARTGRISLRSEKAEQAACEKDLKQGTDA is encoded by the coding sequence ATGCACCAACAGGGCTTCAGCCTGATCGAGCTGCTCATGGGACTGGCGATTGCGGCAATTGTTCTGTCGTGGGCCGGCTCCGGCTACAAAGCGCTGGTCGAATCCACTGAACGCAAAGACGCCGCGCTGCTATTGGCCAGCGGCTTGCGCAGCGCTCGCAGCGAAGCCATCGCGCGCAACCGAACCGTCGTGATCAGAGGGATAGACAACGATTGGGGCCGGGGCTGGCGGATCACGCTGGACGACAAAGAGAAAACATTGCTGATGGAACGCAGTAGTCGCGCCCGGGTGATTGGCAACTGGCCGGTGAAGCGGTCGGTGCGGTTCAGCAGCCTGGGGGAGGCACTACTGCCCAGCGGCGCCTTCCAGGCCGGCACGCTACACGTGTGCGCCAAACGCGAGCCACTCAGTCACCATCAGGTGGTGCTGGCGCGCACCGGACGCATCAGCCTACGCAGCGAAAAAGCCGAGCAGGCCGCATGCGAAAAGGACTTAAAGCAGGGAACGGACGCGTAG
- the ispH gene encoding 4-hydroxy-3-methylbut-2-enyl diphosphate reductase, which translates to MQIKLANPRGFCAGVDRAIEIVNRALEVFGPPIYVRHEVVHNKFVVEDLRSRGAIFVEELDQVPDDVIVIFSAHGVSQAVRTEAAGRGLKVFDATCPLVTKVHIEVARYSRDGRECILIGHEGHPEVEGTMGQYDARNGGAIYLVEDEADVAALQVRNPESLAFVTQTTLSMDDTSRVIDALRARFPAIGGPRKDDICYATQNRQDAVKQLANECDVVLVVGSPNSSNSNRLRELAERMDTPAYLIDGAEDMQRSWFDSVERIGITAGASAPEVLVRGVIQQLQAWGATGADELAGREENITFSMPKELRVRSLL; encoded by the coding sequence ATGCAAATCAAACTCGCCAACCCCCGTGGCTTCTGCGCCGGTGTGGACCGGGCGATCGAAATCGTCAACCGCGCCCTGGAAGTCTTCGGGCCGCCGATCTATGTGCGCCACGAAGTGGTCCACAACAAATTCGTCGTCGAAGACCTGCGTAGCCGCGGAGCGATCTTTGTCGAGGAGCTGGACCAGGTCCCGGACGACGTCATCGTGATTTTCAGCGCCCACGGGGTTTCCCAAGCGGTGCGCACCGAAGCCGCCGGCCGTGGCCTGAAGGTGTTCGACGCCACTTGCCCACTGGTGACCAAGGTGCATATCGAGGTCGCGCGCTACAGCCGTGACGGTCGCGAATGCATCCTGATCGGCCACGAGGGGCATCCGGAAGTCGAAGGCACCATGGGCCAGTACGACGCCAGGAATGGCGGGGCGATCTACCTGGTCGAGGACGAGGCTGACGTCGCGGCCTTGCAGGTCCGTAACCCCGAGAGCCTGGCTTTTGTCACCCAGACCACCCTGTCCATGGACGACACGAGTCGGGTGATCGACGCACTGCGTGCTCGCTTCCCGGCCATCGGCGGGCCACGCAAGGACGACATCTGCTACGCCACCCAGAACCGTCAGGACGCGGTCAAGCAACTGGCCAACGAATGCGATGTGGTCCTGGTGGTCGGCAGCCCGAACAGCTCCAACTCCAATCGCTTGCGTGAGCTGGCCGAGCGCATGGACACGCCGGCTTATCTGATTGACGGCGCCGAGGACATGCAGCGTAGCTGGTTCGACAGCGTCGAGCGTATCGGCATCACCGCCGGTGCCTCCGCGCCGGAAGTGCTGGTGCGTGGCGTGATCCAGCAATTGCAGGCCTGGGGCGCAACCGGTGCCGATGAATTGGCCGGTCGCGAGGAGAACATCACTTTCTCGATGCCCAAAGAGCTACGCGTCCGTTCCCTGCTTTAA
- the fkpB gene encoding FKBP-type peptidyl-prolyl cis-trans isomerase: MTEQRIAQNTEVKLHFALHLENGDTVDSTFDKAPAVFKVGDGNLLPGFEAAIFGFKAGDKRTVVVPPENAFGQPNPQNVQTMPRSQFQDMELSEGLLVIFNDAANTELPGVVKTYDDAQVTVDFNHPLAGKTLSFEVEILEVKAL; the protein is encoded by the coding sequence ATGACTGAGCAGCGTATCGCTCAAAACACTGAAGTGAAGCTTCACTTCGCCCTGCACCTGGAAAACGGCGACACTGTCGACAGCACTTTCGACAAAGCCCCGGCGGTATTCAAGGTCGGCGACGGTAACCTGTTGCCCGGCTTCGAAGCAGCGATTTTCGGTTTCAAGGCCGGCGACAAGCGCACCGTGGTCGTTCCACCGGAAAACGCCTTTGGTCAGCCCAACCCACAAAACGTGCAGACCATGCCACGCTCCCAGTTCCAGGACATGGAGCTGTCCGAGGGCCTGCTGGTGATCTTCAACGACGCTGCCAACACCGAGCTGCCAGGTGTGGTGAAGACTTACGACGACGCCCAGGTGACCGTGGACTTCAACCATCCGCTGGCGGGCAAGACCTTGAGCTTCGAAGTGGAAATCCTCGAGGTCAAGGCGCTTTAA
- the lspA gene encoding signal peptidase II → MPNVASRFGRLGWLWLSVLVLVIDQASKYYFEHSLTMYQQIVVIPDYFSWTLAYNTGAAFSFLADSSGWQRWLFALIAVVVSAVLVVWLKRLGRDETWLAVALALVLGGALGNLYDRIALGHVIDFILVHWQNRWYFPAFNFADSAITVGAVMLALDMFKSKKTGEAVHD, encoded by the coding sequence ATGCCTAACGTGGCGAGCCGTTTCGGACGGCTGGGCTGGTTGTGGTTGAGCGTGTTGGTCCTGGTCATCGACCAGGCCAGCAAGTACTACTTCGAGCACTCGCTGACCATGTACCAGCAGATCGTGGTCATCCCTGACTACTTCAGCTGGACCCTGGCCTACAACACGGGGGCGGCGTTCAGTTTCCTGGCCGACAGTTCGGGCTGGCAGCGCTGGCTGTTCGCCCTGATCGCGGTTGTGGTCAGCGCCGTGCTGGTAGTCTGGCTCAAGCGCCTGGGCCGCGATGAAACCTGGCTGGCCGTGGCGCTGGCGTTGGTGCTCGGTGGCGCGTTGGGCAATCTCTATGATCGGATTGCCCTGGGCCACGTCATCGATTTCATCCTGGTGCATTGGCAGAACCGCTGGTATTTCCCGGCGTTCAACTTTGCCGACAGCGCTATCACCGTGGGCGCCGTGATGCTCGCCCTGGATATGTTCAAGAGCAAGAAAACCGGAGAAGCCGTCCATGACTGA